Proteins encoded in a region of the Enterococcus gilvus ATCC BAA-350 genome:
- a CDS encoding acetate kinase, producing MSKTIAINAGSSSLKWQLYQMPEESVIAKGIVERIGLNDSIFTIKYGEGEKFEQVLDIKDHEVAVQMLLDQLLELKIIASFDEITGVGHRVVAGGEYFKDSVLIDDDVLAKIEELSEFAPLHNPANAMGIKAFRHILPNVTSVAVFDTSFHATMPAVNYLYSIPKEYYDKYAARKYGFHGTSHRYVSERAAELLGKPIEETKIITAHIGNGGSVTAVEGGKSVDTSMGFTPLAGLTMGTRAGDIDASLLPYLMEKAGIKDINEMIDVLNKKSGVLGLTGISSDMRDIENGAEEGNADAILALDIYCDRIRKYIAQYISVMNGVDAIVFTAGVGENADPVRSMVLENMTWFGIEIDEEINKSIHGKEAELSTENSRVKVFVIPTDEEVMIARDVERLSK from the coding sequence ATGTCAAAAACAATTGCAATCAACGCAGGCAGTTCAAGCCTAAAATGGCAGCTTTATCAAATGCCTGAAGAATCAGTAATCGCAAAAGGAATCGTTGAACGAATCGGTTTAAATGATTCAATCTTCACTATCAAATACGGTGAAGGTGAAAAATTTGAACAAGTTCTTGATATCAAAGACCATGAAGTTGCCGTTCAAATGTTATTGGACCAATTACTTGAGTTGAAAATCATTGCATCCTTTGATGAAATCACTGGCGTAGGTCATCGTGTAGTAGCGGGCGGCGAATACTTCAAAGATTCTGTTTTGATTGATGACGATGTCTTGGCGAAAATTGAAGAGCTAAGTGAATTTGCGCCGTTGCATAATCCGGCAAATGCGATGGGAATTAAAGCCTTCCGTCATATTTTACCGAATGTGACAAGTGTAGCTGTTTTTGATACGTCTTTCCATGCAACAATGCCTGCTGTTAATTATTTATACAGCATCCCTAAAGAGTACTATGATAAATACGCAGCTCGTAAATATGGTTTCCACGGAACGAGCCATCGTTATGTTTCTGAACGTGCAGCAGAGTTACTGGGCAAACCGATTGAAGAAACAAAAATCATCACTGCTCATATCGGTAATGGTGGTTCTGTAACTGCTGTCGAAGGTGGAAAATCAGTAGATACGTCAATGGGCTTCACTCCGTTAGCGGGTTTGACAATGGGCACGCGCGCAGGTGATATCGATGCTTCATTATTGCCATACTTGATGGAAAAAGCAGGTATCAAAGATATCAACGAAATGATTGATGTTCTAAATAAAAAGTCAGGTGTTTTGGGTCTAACCGGTATTTCAAGCGATATGCGTGATATCGAAAATGGCGCTGAAGAGGGCAATGCAGATGCCATCTTGGCTTTAGATATTTATTGCGATCGCATCCGTAAATACATTGCGCAATATATCTCAGTGATGAACGGTGTCGATGCGATTGTCTTCACTGCTGGTGTGGGGGAAAATGCTGATCCTGTTCGCAGCATGGTCTTAGAAAATATGACGTGGTTCGGTATCGAAATTGATGAAGAGATCAATAAGAGTATCCACGGAAAAGAAGCAGAGCTATCCACTGAAAATTCTCGTGTGAAGGTTTTTGTAATTCCAACAGATGAAGAAGTTATGATTGCTCGTGATGTTGAACGCTTGAGTAAATAA
- a CDS encoding CDP-alcohol phosphatidyltransferase family protein, with protein sequence MYYLPNIITFLRILVALALPFIADNLFLPLYLFTGLTDFLDGWLARKMNWTTPLGAWLDSVADHIFFASVTVKVIEIFTVPLFILKGALLILLIRCLSYVIGYFRFHQFTSLHTYLNKLTGGLLFISPIILFFLPIHLLGSLLLFVATLSAFEELLIVLTFPKIDRNVPTFFKRK encoded by the coding sequence ATGTATTATTTACCTAATATAATAACTTTTCTTCGTATTTTGGTCGCGTTAGCATTGCCTTTTATAGCAGACAATCTTTTTCTTCCGCTCTATTTATTTACTGGATTGACAGATTTTTTGGATGGATGGCTGGCAAGAAAAATGAATTGGACTACTCCTTTAGGCGCATGGCTAGATAGCGTGGCGGATCATATTTTCTTCGCTTCCGTCACAGTCAAGGTTATAGAGATTTTTACAGTGCCTCTATTTATCCTAAAAGGCGCGCTGCTGATCTTACTGATTCGTTGTCTCTCTTATGTGATCGGTTATTTTCGGTTTCATCAATTCACCAGTTTACATACGTATTTAAATAAATTAACGGGAGGTCTTCTTTTTATATCTCCAATAATCTTATTTTTTCTACCTATCCATTTGTTAGGTTCGCTTCTGTTGTTTGTTGCGACGCTCTCTGCTTTTGAAGAGTTATTGATTGTGCTGACTTTTCCTAAGATAGATAGAAATGTACCAACTTTTTTTAAAAGAAAATAA
- a CDS encoding NAD(P)H-dependent oxidoreductase, producing the protein MATTLIIDHPWKESFNHGILNRLVEGLEQDQKIYQIIDLNKDGFDPVMKEEELAVYQSGSVLDPLVLHYMNLLRTTTQLVLVFPIWWYSSPASLKGFLDKVLLNEFAFFDGGNGIQPLLSIESVVVFTTSDQPTESLERRCTRSYKHQLTTTLEDIGMRNISWHHLGSLKNLSLEERQEYLDSVYNKL; encoded by the coding sequence ATGGCAACAACATTGATAATTGATCATCCGTGGAAAGAAAGTTTTAATCATGGTATTTTGAATCGATTGGTCGAAGGTCTTGAACAAGATCAGAAAATCTATCAAATAATTGATCTAAATAAAGACGGATTTGACCCGGTCATGAAGGAAGAAGAGCTGGCAGTTTATCAAAGCGGTTCTGTTTTAGATCCTTTAGTGTTGCATTATATGAATTTGTTACGTACAACAACACAGCTCGTTCTGGTTTTTCCAATTTGGTGGTACAGCTCGCCGGCTAGTTTAAAGGGGTTCCTTGACAAAGTGCTGCTAAATGAATTCGCTTTTTTTGATGGCGGGAATGGTATCCAGCCACTGTTATCGATTGAGTCAGTCGTTGTTTTTACTACTTCTGATCAACCGACAGAGAGTCTAGAGCGTCGCTGCACTCGCAGCTATAAGCATCAATTGACGACAACGTTAGAGGACATAGGGATGCGTAATATCTCTTGGCACCATTTGGGATCTCTAAAAAATTTGTCGCTTGAAGAACGTCAAGAGTACCTTGATTCAGTGTATAATAAATTATAA